From Paraflavitalea devenefica, the proteins below share one genomic window:
- a CDS encoding glycoside hydrolase family 2 protein produces MTIRALLITCLTLCIQSLHARQQTRLNNNWEFLRQDLGGIWEAVRPVGKGNPESVPLWQPVTLPHCVNAFDAVDPDVNYYQGPAWYRTQLELKNPYANGRTLLHFEGAGQKTEVYVYTTKVVTHVGGYDEFTADITDAVNAFTQTEVYQKQFKGKVPIAIRTDNSRDLEMIPSDLSDFNLYGGIYRYLNLVYTPALSMEKLFALAETDPAGKTGKLTIRSRFYNPQGISNTSLVVKLFDPAGKLVQDLTKEIMIGNGDISIAALTIKKPQLWSTEAPKLYTVEVTLKRPEGNYTQREKIGFRHFEFVDHGPFKLNGQRLLLRGTHRHEDHAGVAAAMTDEQMRAEMIMMKEMGVNFIRLGHYQQSRTILNLCDSLGIVVWEEIPWCRGGLGGEVYKEQARRMLRNMIEQHYNHASVIIWGLGNENDWPGDFPEFDKEKIRIFMKELNDLSHQLDPTRKTAIRRCDFCKDIVDVYSPSIWAGWYRGIYTEYKSITEEEFKKVNHFLHVEWGGDSHAGRHSESPDKALQNIKPAGAADERAGDASLFGGAARASKDGDWSESYICNLIDWHLKEQETMSWLTGTAQWPFKDFSTPVRPDNPVPYMNQKGVVERDLTKKEAYHVFQSYWTSKPMAHIYGHSWPVRWGGAEEEKMVKVYSNCDEAELFLNGKSYGVKKRSSQDFPAAGLRWNLRFNKGLNTINVIARKGKEFVRDAISFQYQTDTWGKPAKLDLQKIKEENGIATVQIRLLDEKGIPCLDATNWVRFGLAGDGKLIDNQGTSSGSRYVQTYNGRATINLQTNKGMNVVSVQSAGMKTVTIELDN; encoded by the coding sequence ATGACTATAAGAGCATTACTGATAACCTGTCTGACCCTGTGCATCCAATCCTTACATGCCCGGCAGCAAACGCGCTTAAATAACAATTGGGAATTCCTGCGGCAGGACCTCGGCGGTATCTGGGAAGCTGTACGCCCGGTAGGCAAAGGCAATCCCGAAAGCGTGCCCTTGTGGCAGCCCGTTACCTTGCCGCATTGTGTGAATGCTTTCGATGCGGTTGATCCGGATGTAAACTATTACCAGGGACCAGCCTGGTACCGTACCCAACTGGAACTTAAAAATCCGTATGCCAACGGAAGGACCCTGCTGCATTTTGAAGGGGCCGGGCAAAAGACAGAAGTATATGTATATACTACCAAAGTAGTTACCCATGTAGGAGGCTATGATGAATTTACCGCCGATATTACCGATGCAGTCAATGCCTTTACCCAAACGGAAGTATACCAAAAGCAGTTCAAAGGGAAAGTGCCCATCGCTATCCGTACCGATAATTCCCGCGACCTCGAAATGATCCCTTCTGATCTGTCCGACTTCAACCTCTATGGCGGCATCTACCGTTACCTGAACCTCGTATACACGCCCGCTTTATCCATGGAGAAGTTATTCGCACTGGCCGAAACGGATCCTGCCGGCAAAACCGGTAAGCTCACCATCCGGTCCCGTTTTTACAATCCACAAGGTATCAGCAATACTTCCCTGGTGGTAAAACTATTTGATCCTGCCGGTAAATTGGTGCAGGACCTTACGAAAGAAATAATGATAGGCAATGGCGATATAAGCATTGCGGCATTGACAATAAAGAAACCACAGCTATGGTCAACAGAGGCGCCTAAACTCTATACCGTTGAAGTGACCTTGAAAAGGCCGGAAGGCAACTATACCCAACGCGAGAAGATCGGCTTCCGCCACTTTGAATTTGTGGACCATGGTCCTTTTAAGCTCAATGGCCAGCGCCTCCTGCTGAGGGGTACCCATCGTCATGAAGACCATGCCGGCGTAGCTGCCGCCATGACCGATGAGCAGATGCGGGCAGAAATGATCATGATGAAAGAAATGGGCGTCAACTTCATCAGGCTGGGACATTACCAGCAATCCCGTACAATTTTGAACCTTTGCGATAGTCTCGGTATTGTAGTATGGGAAGAAATTCCCTGGTGCCGTGGTGGCCTGGGCGGTGAGGTATATAAAGAGCAGGCCAGGCGTATGTTGCGCAACATGATTGAGCAGCATTACAACCATGCTTCCGTCATTATATGGGGACTGGGCAATGAAAATGACTGGCCGGGCGACTTCCCCGAATTTGATAAAGAAAAGATCAGGATCTTCATGAAGGAACTCAATGATCTTTCGCATCAACTGGACCCTACCCGTAAAACGGCTATCCGCCGCTGTGATTTCTGTAAGGATATTGTTGATGTATATTCTCCTTCTATCTGGGCGGGTTGGTACAGGGGCATCTATACCGAATACAAATCCATAACGGAGGAAGAATTTAAGAAAGTAAATCATTTTCTGCATGTGGAGTGGGGTGGCGACAGCCATGCCGGCCGGCATTCAGAAAGCCCTGATAAAGCCCTGCAGAATATAAAACCTGCCGGTGCGGCGGATGAACGCGCAGGCGATGCTTCTTTATTTGGCGGTGCTGCAAGGGCCTCCAAAGACGGCGACTGGAGCGAATCGTATATCTGTAACCTTATAGACTGGCACCTGAAAGAGCAGGAAACCATGTCCTGGCTCACGGGTACTGCGCAATGGCCCTTTAAAGATTTCTCCACTCCTGTGCGGCCCGATAACCCGGTACCTTATATGAACCAGAAAGGGGTGGTGGAGCGCGACCTGACCAAAAAAGAAGCCTACCATGTATTTCAATCTTACTGGACCAGTAAACCCATGGCGCACATCTATGGCCATAGCTGGCCGGTACGTTGGGGCGGGGCAGAAGAAGAGAAAATGGTGAAAGTCTATTCCAATTGCGATGAAGCAGAATTATTCCTCAATGGCAAAAGCTATGGGGTTAAGAAACGCAGTTCGCAGGACTTCCCGGCCGCAGGCCTGCGCTGGAACCTGCGTTTTAACAAAGGACTGAATACGATCAACGTAATAGCCCGTAAAGGAAAAGAGTTTGTACGGGATGCCATCAGCTTCCAGTACCAGACGGACACCTGGGGTAAACCGGCAAAGCTGGACCTGCAGAAAATAAAAGAAGAGAATGGCATCGCCACGGTACAGATAAGGCTGCTGGATGAAAAAGGTATTCCCTGCCTGGATGCCACCAACTGGGTACGTTTTGGCCTGGCCGGTGATGGTAAACTGATAGATAATCAAGGTACTTCGTCCGGAAGCCGGTATGTACAAACGTACAATGGCAGGGCCACCATCAACCTGCAAACCAATAAAGGCATGAATGTAGTGAGCGTGCAAAGTGCCGGCATGAAAACAGTGACGATTGAGTTAGATAATTAA
- a CDS encoding glycoside hydrolase family 95 protein, with protein sequence MKRIAFLVAVCFAGFVVSGQNDPNLRLWYNKPAKAWEEALPLGNGKTGAMVFGKVKSERYQLNDNTLWSGFPDPGNNPNGPTVLPQVRQAVFEGDYTKAADLWKKMQGPYSARYLPLGDLLLHFPATDTIGTQYYRDLDLNNATATVRYTTGGVQYQRQAFTSFPDKVMMIRLTANKSASVSFTAALTSKLRYSVKATANNQLILTGKAPKFVANRESEPQQVVYDEDAKGEGMNFEIHLYIKTEGGTVKQAGDQLTVTGANAVTIYLTEATSFNGFNRSPGKEGKNPAIEAGANLKKVLAFSWDQLKQRHITDYQSLFNRVKLNLGANAEAVKLPTDERLRRYAGTQNDNPLQTLYYQFGRYLLIASSRPGSRPANLQGIWNDHIQPPWGSNYTTNINTEMNYWLAENTNLSECHQPLFDFMKELAVNGAVTAKVNYNIPEGWVTHHNSDLWAKTSPPGGYEWDPRGMPRWSCWPMAGVWFSTHLWEHYLFTGDKKWLQSTAYPLMKGATQFMLHWLIKDSTTPYLVTNPSTSPENTIKLKGKEYQVALASTMDMSLLRELFKAVINTSTLLNTDAAFRVQVQQALDKLYPYHIGQYGQLQEWYGDWDDPKDKHRHLSHLFGLYPGSQITVQQTPELAAAAKQSLIHRGDVSTGWSMAWKINWWARLQDGDHAYKILSDAFTYIDPTQARETMGGGGTYPNLFDAHPPFQIDGNFGATAGITEMLLQSHAGYLSFLPALPGVWSEGSIKGIKARGNFTVAIQWAAGKLVKATILSGAGGICRIKTTTPVKIVEVKANPAQGGNANPLNIAYGKLVYEKNAQAPLQSINKEGEYVIEFPTVKGKTYTVVNSQ encoded by the coding sequence TTGAAACGTATTGCTTTTCTCGTTGCTGTATGCTTTGCCGGCTTTGTAGTAAGTGGGCAAAATGATCCCAATCTCCGGTTATGGTACAATAAACCCGCCAAAGCCTGGGAAGAAGCGCTGCCGCTGGGCAACGGAAAAACCGGCGCCATGGTCTTTGGTAAAGTAAAATCGGAACGTTACCAGTTGAATGACAATACGCTTTGGAGCGGCTTCCCCGATCCGGGCAACAATCCCAACGGGCCCACCGTATTGCCACAGGTACGCCAGGCTGTATTTGAGGGTGACTATACCAAAGCTGCTGACCTGTGGAAAAAAATGCAGGGGCCATACTCCGCCCGTTATCTTCCGCTCGGCGACCTGCTGCTGCATTTCCCCGCTACCGATACCATCGGCACGCAATACTATCGTGACCTTGACCTGAACAATGCTACTGCTACCGTACGCTATACTACCGGTGGCGTACAGTACCAGCGGCAGGCATTCACCAGCTTTCCCGATAAAGTAATGATGATAAGGCTTACCGCCAATAAAAGCGCTTCGGTCAGCTTTACGGCTGCCCTCACCAGTAAGTTGCGCTACAGTGTGAAGGCCACTGCCAATAACCAGTTAATCCTGACAGGCAAGGCGCCGAAGTTTGTAGCCAATCGCGAATCGGAACCACAGCAGGTCGTATATGATGAAGACGCGAAAGGAGAGGGGATGAACTTTGAGATTCATCTCTATATTAAAACAGAAGGTGGTACCGTAAAACAAGCAGGTGATCAACTCACCGTAACCGGCGCCAATGCAGTGACCATCTACCTTACTGAAGCGACCAGCTTTAATGGCTTTAATAGATCGCCCGGCAAGGAAGGAAAAAATCCTGCTATAGAAGCCGGCGCTAACCTTAAGAAAGTGCTTGCTTTCTCCTGGGACCAGTTGAAGCAACGCCATATTACCGATTACCAGTCGCTGTTTAACCGGGTAAAACTCAACCTGGGCGCCAATGCCGAAGCGGTAAAATTGCCTACAGATGAAAGGCTGCGCCGTTATGCCGGCACACAAAATGATAACCCGTTACAAACGCTCTATTACCAGTTTGGCCGCTACCTGCTCATTGCCAGTTCACGTCCCGGTTCCAGGCCGGCCAACCTGCAAGGCATCTGGAATGATCATATCCAGCCACCCTGGGGCAGCAATTACACCACCAACATCAATACAGAAATGAATTACTGGCTGGCGGAGAATACCAACCTTTCCGAATGCCACCAGCCTTTGTTCGACTTCATGAAAGAGCTGGCCGTGAATGGAGCGGTCACCGCCAAAGTAAATTACAACATCCCGGAAGGATGGGTAACACACCATAACTCCGACCTGTGGGCCAAAACCTCCCCACCCGGTGGTTACGAGTGGGACCCGCGGGGCATGCCACGCTGGAGTTGCTGGCCGATGGCCGGCGTATGGTTCAGCACCCACCTGTGGGAGCATTATCTCTTTACCGGTGATAAAAAATGGCTGCAATCAACGGCGTATCCCCTGATGAAGGGTGCTACGCAGTTCATGCTGCACTGGCTAATCAAAGACAGCACGACACCGTACTTAGTCACCAATCCTTCTACTTCACCAGAGAATACCATCAAGCTGAAAGGAAAGGAATACCAGGTAGCATTGGCCAGTACCATGGATATGTCCTTACTGCGGGAGTTGTTTAAGGCCGTGATCAACACCAGTACTTTACTGAATACAGATGCCGCCTTCCGGGTCCAGGTACAGCAGGCGCTTGATAAGCTCTATCCTTACCATATTGGTCAGTACGGACAATTGCAGGAATGGTATGGCGATTGGGATGATCCGAAAGACAAGCACCGTCACCTCTCTCATTTATTTGGTTTGTATCCTGGCAGCCAGATCACCGTACAGCAAACGCCTGAACTGGCGGCGGCGGCCAAACAATCACTGATCCACCGCGGTGATGTAAGTACCGGCTGGTCTATGGCCTGGAAGATCAACTGGTGGGCCAGGTTGCAGGATGGTGACCATGCCTATAAAATACTAAGTGATGCCTTTACCTATATTGATCCCACACAGGCCCGCGAAACCATGGGTGGCGGCGGCACGTATCCCAATCTCTTCGATGCGCATCCGCCTTTCCAGATTGATGGCAACTTCGGTGCTACAGCAGGCATCACAGAAATGTTGCTGCAAAGCCATGCAGGTTACCTGAGTTTCCTGCCGGCATTACCCGGCGTCTGGAGTGAGGGCAGCATCAAAGGCATTAAGGCTAGAGGCAACTTTACGGTAGCCATTCAATGGGCGGCGGGAAAGCTGGTGAAAGCAACCATCCTTTCAGGGGCGGGCGGCATTTGCCGTATCAAAACTACCACACCGGTTAAAATAGTGGAAGTAAAAGCCAATCCGGCGCAAGGCGGCAATGCCAATCCGTTGAATATTGCATATGGAAAACTGGTATACGAAAAGAACGCGCAGGCCCCCCTGCAATCCATCAATAAGGAAGGCGAATATGTAATAGAATTCCCCACCGTGAAGGGGAAGACATATACGGTAGTGAATAGTCAATAA
- a CDS encoding glycoside hydrolase family 31 protein, protein MRHFKHIGVLLLLVSISISVIAQSPTWTEVAPGVWKATIGKPEAFDLLKAAGSIPNKEALGAITKAGFPFSKADIAARTQDGKTSLRFPLQKEEQVYGFGLNFQTVHQRGKILQLHVDHFGGKDNGRNHAPTPFYVSSLGYGVFINAARYITVYAGAGVRKDSKNPPVAKDRNTDKSWAARPYSDAVEILVPAGGVEVYVFAGPTPLDAVRRFNLFSGGGCLPPRWGLGFTQRVQRLYNAGDVKKEANDFEQKGYPLDYIGLEPGWQSKSYPCTFEWDKTRFPQPQQFVKEMLDKGIRLNLWLNPYVSPEASIYKPILPYTGSHTVWVGAVPDFTMPQARKLFFDQLKKDQVSIGISGYKIDEVDGYDHYLWPDVATFPSGNSAEQLRQTYGVLAQRYSTDLYRQQNSRTFGLVRASNGGAASFPYVIYNDYYNHEDFITALINSGFAGVLWTPEVRASKTGEEWLRRFQTVIFSPMAMINAWSSGTKPWSYPEVAEQVKQLALLRMQMMPYWYTEFARYHYEGIPPFRAMNLEAGFRQEVKKEAVNENLEQNPYAEAASKEIKDQYMAGEYLLVAPLFTGQTTRKVILPKGKWYDFYTGAYAGDGEIITVTPGLDKIPVYVKDGGIIPMMPAMLHAPKAGEQVDLEVRYYGEKPGLYKLYDDDGETFNYEKGAYSWRTITVSKDANGQLKGNISAPVTGKPNTIGKVTFTMMTK, encoded by the coding sequence ATGAGGCATTTCAAACATATAGGTGTTCTCTTGCTCCTGGTGAGCATTTCCATCAGCGTAATAGCTCAATCTCCCACCTGGACGGAAGTCGCGCCCGGTGTATGGAAAGCCACCATTGGCAAGCCCGAAGCTTTTGACTTGCTCAAGGCAGCAGGCAGTATACCCAATAAAGAAGCACTGGGGGCTATTACCAAAGCCGGTTTCCCTTTCTCCAAAGCCGATATTGCCGCCCGTACACAGGATGGTAAAACCTCCCTGCGTTTCCCTTTACAGAAAGAAGAGCAGGTATATGGCTTTGGCCTCAACTTCCAAACGGTACACCAGCGTGGCAAGATATTGCAATTGCATGTAGACCACTTTGGCGGCAAAGACAATGGCCGTAACCATGCACCTACGCCCTTTTATGTATCCTCACTGGGCTATGGCGTATTCATCAATGCTGCCCGTTACATCACTGTATATGCAGGTGCCGGCGTGCGGAAGGACAGCAAAAATCCACCGGTGGCTAAAGACCGCAATACCGATAAATCATGGGCTGCCCGTCCTTATTCCGATGCGGTAGAAATACTCGTGCCGGCGGGAGGGGTGGAAGTATATGTGTTTGCCGGACCTACACCATTGGATGCGGTGCGCCGTTTCAACCTGTTCAGTGGTGGTGGCTGCCTGCCTCCGCGCTGGGGACTGGGTTTTACCCAACGGGTGCAGCGTTTGTACAATGCCGGTGATGTGAAAAAAGAGGCCAATGACTTTGAGCAAAAAGGTTATCCGCTGGATTACATCGGACTGGAGCCCGGATGGCAAAGCAAATCCTATCCCTGCACTTTTGAGTGGGACAAAACACGTTTCCCGCAACCACAGCAGTTTGTAAAAGAGATGCTGGATAAAGGCATCCGCCTGAACCTCTGGCTCAATCCTTACGTATCGCCGGAGGCATCTATCTATAAACCTATTTTGCCTTATACAGGTTCCCATACCGTATGGGTAGGCGCTGTACCTGATTTCACCATGCCACAGGCCCGTAAGTTGTTTTTCGATCAGTTAAAGAAAGACCAGGTAAGTATTGGGATAAGTGGTTATAAAATTGATGAAGTGGATGGTTATGATCATTACCTCTGGCCCGATGTGGCTACCTTCCCTTCGGGTAACAGTGCCGAACAGTTGAGGCAAACCTATGGAGTGCTGGCGCAACGTTATAGTACAGACTTATACCGCCAGCAGAATTCCAGGACCTTTGGCCTGGTGCGCGCCTCCAATGGCGGCGCCGCTTCCTTTCCCTATGTGATCTACAATGATTACTACAACCATGAAGATTTTATCACGGCGCTCATCAACAGCGGTTTTGCCGGTGTATTGTGGACGCCGGAAGTGCGCGCCTCCAAAACAGGCGAAGAATGGCTGCGCCGTTTTCAAACGGTGATCTTTTCGCCCATGGCCATGATCAATGCCTGGAGCAGCGGCACCAAACCCTGGAGTTATCCCGAAGTGGCGGAGCAGGTAAAGCAACTGGCCCTGCTGCGCATGCAGATGATGCCTTACTGGTACACAGAATTTGCGCGGTATCATTACGAGGGTATTCCGCCTTTCCGTGCCATGAACCTCGAAGCAGGCTTCCGGCAGGAAGTAAAAAAAGAAGCCGTCAATGAGAACCTGGAGCAGAACCCTTATGCAGAGGCAGCTTCCAAAGAGATCAAAGATCAATACATGGCCGGTGAATACTTACTGGTAGCGCCTTTATTCACGGGACAAACCACCCGCAAAGTGATCCTGCCCAAAGGCAAATGGTACGATTTCTATACCGGCGCCTATGCCGGTGATGGGGAAATCATCACCGTAACGCCGGGCCTGGATAAAATACCGGTGTACGTAAAGGATGGTGGTATCATACCCATGATGCCGGCCATGCTGCATGCACCCAAGGCCGGTGAGCAGGTAGACCTGGAGGTCCGCTACTATGGCGAAAAGCCGGGCCTGTATAAATTGTATGATGATGATGGGGAGACCTTCAACTATGAAAAAGGAGCTTATAGCTGGCGTACCATCACCGTGTCGAAAGATGCCAATGGACAGTTGAAAGGCAATATCAGTGCACCGGTAACCGGAAAGCCGAATACCATAGGAAAAGTGACCTTTACCATGATGACGAAATAA
- a CDS encoding alginate lyase family protein produces MWLLLIWTGALQAQAQADYTKAITQTLRKQVLKDAAWAMQQEPVTVTASTSPRSAGGKHDFYSEGDYWWPNPQSADSPYIQKDGMTNPDNFVAHRLAMIRFSRIMGALASAYKITGDQKYILQALKHCRAWFIDTATRMNPNLLYAQAIKGRATGRGIGIIDTIHFMEVVQALMAMQHARNMDKQSLMAIKDWFAQYLTWLTTHQYGKDEMNAANNHGTCWVMQVAAFAKFTGNQALLDFCSDRYKTVLLPNQLAADGSFPQELRRTKPYGYSLFNLDAMTTVCRILSTKENNLWAFQTPDGRSIKKGIEFLYPYVADKSKWPFKQDVMYWNDWPVAPPCLVFGAEAYGNKTWLDTWTKLDHAPVVEEVIRNLPVRNPLIW; encoded by the coding sequence GTGTGGCTGTTACTAATATGGACAGGCGCTCTACAAGCACAGGCGCAGGCTGATTACACCAAAGCCATCACACAAACGCTGCGTAAGCAGGTATTGAAAGATGCCGCCTGGGCCATGCAGCAGGAGCCGGTAACGGTTACTGCCAGCACTTCTCCCCGCAGCGCCGGAGGTAAGCATGACTTCTATTCCGAAGGCGATTACTGGTGGCCCAACCCGCAATCGGCAGACAGTCCTTACATTCAGAAAGACGGGATGACGAATCCCGACAACTTTGTAGCACACCGCCTGGCCATGATCCGCTTCAGCCGCATCATGGGCGCCCTGGCTTCCGCGTATAAGATTACCGGCGATCAAAAATATATATTACAGGCATTGAAGCATTGCCGTGCCTGGTTTATAGATACGGCCACCCGGATGAACCCTAACCTCTTGTATGCGCAGGCGATCAAAGGCAGGGCAACAGGGCGCGGTATCGGCATCATTGATACCATTCACTTCATGGAAGTAGTACAGGCATTAATGGCCATGCAGCATGCCCGCAACATGGATAAACAGTCGCTGATGGCCATTAAGGATTGGTTTGCCCAATACCTCACCTGGCTTACCACGCATCAGTATGGTAAAGATGAAATGAATGCGGCCAACAATCATGGCACCTGCTGGGTAATGCAGGTAGCGGCCTTTGCGAAATTTACCGGCAACCAGGCCTTGCTCGACTTTTGCAGCGACCGTTATAAAACCGTGCTGCTGCCCAACCAACTGGCGGCGGATGGTTCTTTCCCGCAGGAGTTAAGAAGAACAAAACCTTATGGTTATTCTCTCTTTAACCTCGATGCCATGACAACGGTTTGCCGTATCCTCTCGACTAAAGAAAATAACCTCTGGGCTTTTCAAACGCCCGATGGCAGGTCAATAAAAAAGGGTATTGAATTCCTGTATCCTTATGTGGCTGATAAAAGCAAGTGGCCTTTTAAGCAGGACGTGATGTATTGGAACGACTGGCCGGTGGCCCCTCCTTGCCTCGTATTTGGCGCGGAAGCCTATGGCAACAAAACCTGGCTGGATACTTGGACAAAACTGGACCACGCACCGGTAGTAGAAGAAGTGATACGTAACCTGCCCGTGCGAAATCCGTTGATATGGTAA
- a CDS encoding alpha-L-fucosidase, whose amino-acid sequence MTIAKKIFYTTSIGLSLCLHAFSQSGDEDKEMFNRSKARDQQAIDAAVKGWWTESMKTHEQRIQWWREARFGMFVHWGVYSLPGGEWKGKKVGGYAEHLMRKEKIPRQEYLELAHQFNPVNFNAEEWILQAKQAGMKYFIITAKHHDGFAMYDSKVSDFNIIAQTPFKRDPMAELAAACKKHGVRFGFYYSHAFDWEHPDAPGNDWEYNNPGGDKQLHGGINWYAVHPELLPKAQKYVAEKAIPQIKELIAKYHPDILWFDTPSKLPLSENIHILQAIREVDATVVVNGRLARNAAISFGDYKNTADRPAEFYPVTGDWEAIPTTNESYGYSKYDSSHKPVAHFIQLMAKAASRGGNLLMNIGPKGDGTFDTRDVTILQGIGRWVDKNSESIGSAGASGLPLQNWGVSTLKGNKLYLHVFEWPKDGKLYVGGLQTAVNKAFFLTDASKKTLPVKSNGKNELVIQLPAKARDTANTVIVLELKGAMKADTVSYMAPNIPQTRLLAFDAAQTGKGLGYGDGKTGRFYVDGWVSKEQWLSWHIRTAAPAKYQLVIKYLAGADAGGTYVIDINGVKKEYAVSKAKNDTEVVTQALGEVSIPAGTQAVNIKPVAITGKELMKLLEIQLIQIP is encoded by the coding sequence ATGACCATTGCCAAAAAAATATTCTACACCACCAGCATAGGCCTTTCCCTATGCCTCCACGCTTTCTCCCAAAGCGGTGATGAAGACAAGGAAATGTTCAACCGCTCCAAAGCGCGCGACCAGCAGGCCATTGATGCAGCCGTAAAAGGATGGTGGACCGAATCCATGAAAACCCATGAGCAACGCATCCAATGGTGGCGCGAAGCCAGGTTTGGCATGTTTGTGCACTGGGGTGTTTATTCATTGCCCGGCGGGGAATGGAAGGGGAAGAAAGTGGGTGGCTATGCCGAACACCTCATGCGCAAAGAGAAAATTCCCCGCCAGGAATACCTGGAGCTGGCGCATCAGTTCAACCCGGTTAACTTCAATGCAGAAGAATGGATATTGCAGGCCAAGCAGGCCGGCATGAAATACTTTATCATCACGGCCAAGCACCATGATGGTTTTGCCATGTATGATTCCAAAGTATCCGACTTTAACATCATAGCCCAAACGCCTTTTAAGCGTGATCCCATGGCCGAACTGGCAGCAGCCTGTAAAAAGCACGGTGTACGTTTTGGTTTCTATTATTCGCATGCTTTTGATTGGGAACATCCTGATGCACCGGGGAATGATTGGGAATACAACAATCCCGGAGGTGATAAACAACTGCATGGCGGCATCAACTGGTATGCAGTGCATCCGGAACTATTGCCGAAGGCGCAGAAATATGTGGCAGAGAAAGCCATCCCACAGATCAAAGAACTCATTGCAAAATACCACCCGGATATTCTGTGGTTCGATACACCCAGTAAATTGCCGCTTTCAGAGAACATCCACATATTGCAGGCCATCCGTGAAGTGGATGCAACTGTAGTGGTGAATGGCCGTTTGGCCAGGAACGCTGCGATCAGCTTCGGTGATTACAAGAATACGGCAGACCGACCGGCAGAGTTCTATCCGGTTACCGGCGACTGGGAAGCGATCCCTACCACCAATGAATCTTACGGCTACAGCAAATACGACAGCAGTCATAAACCGGTAGCCCACTTTATTCAACTCATGGCTAAAGCAGCTTCCCGTGGTGGTAACCTGCTCATGAATATTGGCCCTAAAGGGGATGGCACTTTTGATACCAGGGATGTAACCATATTACAGGGTATTGGCCGGTGGGTAGATAAGAACAGTGAAAGCATTGGTAGTGCCGGTGCTTCGGGATTGCCCTTACAGAACTGGGGCGTATCTACGTTGAAAGGCAATAAACTCTACCTCCATGTATTTGAATGGCCGAAGGATGGTAAGCTTTATGTAGGTGGTTTGCAAACAGCAGTAAATAAAGCATTCTTTTTAACAGATGCCTCAAAAAAAACATTGCCTGTTAAAAGCAATGGTAAAAATGAGCTGGTCATACAACTGCCTGCCAAAGCGCGGGACACTGCTAATACAGTCATCGTACTGGAACTGAAAGGCGCTATGAAAGCGGATACCGTGAGCTATATGGCGCCCAATATTCCACAGACGCGTTTACTGGCATTTGATGCCGCCCAAACAGGTAAAGGTTTGGGATATGGAGATGGAAAGACCGGCCGTTTCTATGTAGACGGATGGGTATCGAAAGAGCAGTGGCTGAGTTGGCATATCCGTACGGCCGCACCGGCGAAATACCAACTGGTGATCAAATACCTGGCAGGCGCAGATGCCGGTGGTACGTATGTTATTGATATAAACGGTGTGAAAAAAGAATATGCCGTGAGCAAGGCGAAGAATGACACGGAGGTAGTAACGCAGGCGTTGGGTGAGGTGAGCATACCCGCCGGTACACAGGCGGTGAACATTAAACCGGTTGCCATCACCGGAAAAGAATTAATGAAGCTGTTGGAAATACAATTGATTCAAATACCATAA